DNA from Sinorhizobium fredii USDA 257:
ACAGTTTCGGAGTTGGTTATGCGGGCCTCGACGGATGGAATGAGCGTACTTGCAGTCGCCGACCTGCTCGATCAGTTATACGCGGCCGGCGTGATCGAAGAGGACCTCGGTGACCGCTATGCTTGGCAGACCAGCGACGGCATGAAAGACCGCATTGAAGAAGCTCAAGGATAGCGGCAGGCGGGTTCCTTTACCTATCGGGACCACTGCAAATGGCACGGGCGGGTGCCACAGGAAAACCTTCAGCCGCCGATCCGGGACGATCCGCCACCCGAACCCGCGCGATCGTGCTGCAACATGCCAGATCACGGTGAAGAGAAGAAGCTCAATCCGTGACCAATTGAGCACTTATAGACCAGGCTCGTTCCTTTTCGCTCGTAACTGGGCACATTGAAGACGACCATGGTGAATTCGGCGCCACCGTCCGGCCGGATCCGGTAACGAAGAAACTGGACAACCGGCTTACCGTCACGATCTATGGTAAAATGCTGATCTGCAAAAGCGAGGGTGCCGTCAGATGTGATCCTATAGCCGTCTATGCTAACGCCTCCACGCGTCTTGGTCGACGGTGTATCGGCAGTCGCCGGAGTGCACATGCCTAAAATCGACCGTCACACTCACCGGTTTGCCGGTAGTCAGCGCGCGTTCAAGCTCGCCAGTACATGACTATCGCCGGCGGCATTGGCAGCTGTAGCAAACAGTATCCCGAATAAGGTTGCAACGATATGTTTCACAGGTGGTCCTCTTTAGAGCGACTATACGGTTGACACGGCCCCTGCGGGCGAACCGGGGCTCGGCGGTTTCAAACAGGGCGCGGGTGGATTCATGGTGAGAGTGCGGCTTCGGACCGGAGCAGTTTGCCGACAGCCCATACCACTCGATGCGGCAGCCGTGTGTGGAGAAGGCTCCGCGTCTACTGCTATCCTTGTCCCAATTGAATTCAACCCAAAATGCCACGCTATTCTAATGGGAAATCTCAGCTGCAGCGCGACAACCAAGATGAGACGAAGCGTCAATCAAGATGAGACTCGGCAGCAGCGGTGGAACGCAGAGAGGGCGTAGCCCGAACGGAGTTCTACCGCTGCTGCCGCGCCGATTCATCTGGTGATTGCGGTTCGACCGGTACGTTGGGTTCTTCGAAGAACGGGGAACCACCTTTGTGCCAGGTCGTCACATAACCGATCATCAGATGAGGCTTTTCATGAAGTTACGACAAGAGCACAGGGTTGAGGTCGCCGCCGCGAAGGCGTCGCTCAGCAGAGCAACGGCCTATCGCATCGAGAAGAACGCGCAACTGCCATCACAAGTGAAGAAGCCGCGCGGCCGTCGGCGTCCCGATCCACTCGCCGACATCTTCGATGCCGAGGTCGTGCCGCTGCTGAAGGCGGCACCTGGCATTCGTCCGGTCGCCGTCTTCGATGAGATGTTGCGCCGCCATCCTGAGCTCAGCGAAGGCGTTCGCCGGACAATGGAACGGCGGATCCGTGCCTGGCGGGCCATCAATGGCGACGAGCAGGAAGTCATCTTTCGCCAGGTTCATGAGCCCGGCCGACTGGGGCTTTCCGACTTCACCAACATGAACGAACTGGGGATCACGATCGCAGGCCAGCCGCTCGATCACCTGCTTTATCACTTCCGGCTCGCCTATTCCGGCTTCGAACACGCCCACGTCGTCCTCGGTGGCGAAAGCTTCGTGGCGCTGGCCGAAGGGCTGCAGAACGCTCTCTGGTTCCTCGGCGGCGCGCCGCTTTACCATCGCAGCGACAGCCTGTCGGCGGCCTTCCGCAATCTCGATGCCGATGCCAAGGAGGACCAGACGCGGCGCTACGCAGAGCTTTGCGCGCACTACCGAATGACGCCGACCCGCAACAACAAGGGCATTGCCCACGAGAACGGTGCGATTGAGAGCCCGCATGGCCACCTCAAGAATGCGATCCGCGATGCCCTGCTGCTGCGCGGCACCCGTGACTTCGACGATCTCGATGGCTATCGCGGCTTCATCGATGAGATCGTCAGCCGGCGTAATGCCCGCTATGGCAAGCGCATCGACGCCGAGCGGGCGGCGCTGCAGCCGTTGCCGGGAACGCGCACCAGCGATTTTGAGGAGGTTGTCGTGCGGGTCTCGCGCAGCGGCGGCTTCACCTTGCGCAAGGTCTTTTACACCGTGCCATCACGGCTCATCGGGCACCGGCTGCGCGTGCGCCTTTACGACGAGCGTCTTGACCTCTTTATCGGCGGCACGCATCTGATGACCCTCCAAAGAGGGCGTGCACATGCCAGCGGCAAGCACGACCAGGTGGTCGATTATCGGCATGTCATCCATTCGCTGCGCAAAAAGCCGATGGCGCTCCTTCAGCTTGTCTATCGCGACAAGCTGTTTCCGCGGCAGGAATACCGAAGGGCCTTCGAGACCCTGCTCGACCGGCTTTCCGACAAGCAGGCCTGCAAGATCACCGTCGAGCTCCTGGCCTTGGCCCACGATCGGGGCTGCGAGCGGGAACTGGCAGAGCGGCTCGCTAAAACACTCGATGCGGGCGAACTGCCGGACATCATCGCGCTGAGGACTTTCTTCGCGCCCGATCCGGCACAGTTGCCCACCGTCAACGTTCGTCTCGCCTCCCTCCAGGGCTATGAGGCCCTGATCGACGCGCGTCATCTGGAGGACGCCGCATGAGAAACGCCCCTGCCATCGACGCCGCCACGCTCAGCACGCTGCTCAATGAACTCCGCCTGCCGGCCATCAAGGTCCTTTGGCCGGACTTTGCCGAACGGGCCGACAAGGAAGGCTGGCCAGCGGCCCGGTTCCTGTCGGTGATCGCCGAACACGAACTGGCCGAACGCGATCGCCGCCGCATCGAACGCCATCTCGCCGAGGCCCGATTGCCACCGGGAAAGACGCTCGACAGCTTTGCTTTCGACGCCGTGCCGATGGTCTCCAAGGCACAGGTCATGGCGATCGCCGCCGGCGATAGCTGGCTCGCCAAGGGAGCGAACATCCTCTTGTTCGGCCCGCCCGGTGGCGGCAAGAGCCATCTCGCCGCCGCAATCGGCCTCGCGCTCATCGAGAACGGTTGGCGGGTGCTGTTCATGCGTACGACCGAGCTCGTTCAGAAGCTGCAGGTGGCACGTCGTGAACTCCAGCTCGAATCCGCCATCGCCAAGCTCGACAAGTTCGATCTGCTCATCCTCGACGATCTCGCCTATGTGACCAAGGACCAGGCGGAAACGAGCGTGCTCTTCGAGCTCATCTCCGCGCGCTACGAGCGGCGATCGATCATGATCACCGCCAACCAGCCCTTCGGCGAATGGAACAGGGTCTTCCCCGATCCCGCCATGACACTCGCCGCCGTCGATCGTCTCGTCCACCACGCGACCATCTTTGAGATGAATGTCGAAAGCTACCGGCGTCGATCCGCGATGGAAGCCAAACGCCAGCGCGGCAGGCCGGCTTCCTTCGCGACAATCAGAAACGCCGCCGAGATCGACGCTGCGCGACAATCAGAAACCAACGAAGCCCTTGCCAGCGACAATCACGATGATACCGTCGCCGACAACCGCGACACCAGAATCTCATCCAGATTGTCGCGCTGATCTCAGCCAGATTGTCGCTCTACACTCAGCAGATATGTAAAATCGCTTATTTGGATGGAGGCTATTGAGGAGATGGAAGAGTGGTCGCACGCAGGTGCAAGCCTATCGGCGCTGTCACTATCGCCTGCGGGTGCGGGGGTGCCGGAAAGAGAGACGATGAGCAGTTACCCGCTGGCGAGCGGTGGACAAGGAGGAGACCGATCCGCCACTACGAAACAGCGAACGCGTTCGTCGCGCATCCAGGCAACGTAGCGGTGGAGTTGCGCCTGGCACGACAATTATGGCAGTGGGCTCACGCCACCAGCCAAGCAACTTCGGCCAGGGGTCGCGCGACCGACGTGCAGCGGTAGCCGCGCGGCGAGGCTTTTGGCTAGGCTGAAGAGGATAGGTCAGCATGGCCACATATGTCTGGCCGCAAGCTAACCTTAGTAGCCGACCGCTTGAAGGATGCCCGCTTGTCTCACTGAGCTGATGATGGACGGGCACCAAGTGTTAGACTGCATTCAATAGCTGACGGCTGCCGCACACACTGGCAGCGAAGACGTCGCTTTGACAGACGTCTGACTTCGTCAGGCTGCAGCGCGACATATGTGGAACGACCCGCTTGGCAAGGGCATTTTTCAGCGATTCATCCCGCGGGAACGGTGCGGTCATATGTCCGGCCTATCAGCGCGGTTCTGTGGACCGCTGGCCTCGATGAAATCCGCGAAACGAGTGACTGATCAACCAAACGCGCTCGAAGCGCAATGGCGCGCTGGCCTCTCTCGCCTCGGGATTTCGTCCCGTTGTGGAATCATCGCTTGTTTGCGCACCTTGCCACTGGCGGCTACCGTGCCGCGCAGTTCGTGATGTTCGTTGTCAGCTTATGAGCTGGCCGCACTGCTCTCGAGACCGCGATATGTTCCGCCCTTGGTCAGGAGCGCCCAGATGATCCGCGCCATTTTGTTGGCGAGCGCGATCGCAACGACCTTGAAAGGCCGTCGCGCTAACAGTGCGACTAGCCACCGTGGGGCTTTGTGGTTGCCTCTTGCATGTCGCAGGACCGAGGTTGCACCGGCGACGAGCAGAGTGCGAAGCTCGGGATTGCCCATCTTCGATATTTTGCCCAATCGCTCCTTGCCTCCGCTCGAATGGGATCTCGGCGTTAATCCCAGCCATGCGGCGAAATGGCGCCCGGATTTGAACCCACCCGGGTCTGGGACAAGCGCCTTGATGGAGGCCGACGTAATGGCTCCGACGCCAGGGATTGTGGCCAGCCGCCGCATGTCTTCGTCATGCTTCACTTCGGCGACAAGCTCTCGCTCGAGTTTGTTGATCTGCAGCGCCAGTGCGTCGATTTGATCCGCAATTGCCGTCAAAGCGAAGCGGGCCGCGTTCGGGAGACGCGCATCGGTTTCATCACGCACGATCGCGATCAGGCTTGCAATTTTCGCCGTGCCGATGCCGGCAATGATCCCCAGTTCGGACAGGTGAGCACGTAGCGCGTTGATCGTCTGAGTTTGCTGACGAACCAGAAGGGCGCGTGTCTTCAAGACCATCGCCGCCGCCTGCTGTTCGGGGGATTTCACCGGAACGAAGCGCATCGTCTTGCGCGTCACTGCCTCACTAATCGCCTCAGCGTCGGCTGCATCCGTCGTCCCCCGTTTGACGAACGGTTTGACATAGGCCGGCGGAATCAAACGTACCTCGTGGCCGAGTGCGCCGATCTCCCGCGCCCAGTAGTGCGAACCGCTGCAGGCTTCGATACCAACCAAACATGCCGTGCCGTCACGGCTCATCGGGCACCGGCTGCGCGTGCGCCTTTACGACGAGCGTCTTGACCTCTTTATCGGCGGCACGCATCTGATGACTCCGCGGCTCGTTCACGGATTCGCGGTATCACACCTGGGTCTGTTTCGAATTCATCGACAAAACTGGCGTCAGCCG
Protein-coding regions in this window:
- a CDS encoding VirK family protein, coding for MCTPATADTPSTKTRGGVSIDGYRITSDGTLAFADQHFTIDRDGKPVVQFLRYRIRPDGGAEFTMVVFNVPSYERKGTSLVYKCSIGHGLSFFSSP
- the istA gene encoding IS21 family transposase, producing MPGRHITDHQMRLFMKLRQEHRVEVAAAKASLSRATAYRIEKNAQLPSQVKKPRGRRRPDPLADIFDAEVVPLLKAAPGIRPVAVFDEMLRRHPELSEGVRRTMERRIRAWRAINGDEQEVIFRQVHEPGRLGLSDFTNMNELGITIAGQPLDHLLYHFRLAYSGFEHAHVVLGGESFVALAEGLQNALWFLGGAPLYHRSDSLSAAFRNLDADAKEDQTRRYAELCAHYRMTPTRNNKGIAHENGAIESPHGHLKNAIRDALLLRGTRDFDDLDGYRGFIDEIVSRRNARYGKRIDAERAALQPLPGTRTSDFEEVVVRVSRSGGFTLRKVFYTVPSRLIGHRLRVRLYDERLDLFIGGTHLMTLQRGRAHASGKHDQVVDYRHVIHSLRKKPMALLQLVYRDKLFPRQEYRRAFETLLDRLSDKQACKITVELLALAHDRGCERELAERLAKTLDAGELPDIIALRTFFAPDPAQLPTVNVRLASLQGYEALIDARHLEDAA
- the istB gene encoding IS21-like element helper ATPase IstB, with amino-acid sequence MRNAPAIDAATLSTLLNELRLPAIKVLWPDFAERADKEGWPAARFLSVIAEHELAERDRRRIERHLAEARLPPGKTLDSFAFDAVPMVSKAQVMAIAAGDSWLAKGANILLFGPPGGGKSHLAAAIGLALIENGWRVLFMRTTELVQKLQVARRELQLESAIAKLDKFDLLILDDLAYVTKDQAETSVLFELISARYERRSIMITANQPFGEWNRVFPDPAMTLAAVDRLVHHATIFEMNVESYRRRSAMEAKRQRGRPASFATIRNAAEIDAARQSETNEALASDNHDDTVADNRDTRISSRLSR